A genomic region of Serinus canaria isolate serCan28SL12 chromosome 1A, serCan2020, whole genome shotgun sequence contains the following coding sequences:
- the NDUFB2 gene encoding NADH dehydrogenase [ubiquinone] 1 beta subcomplex subunit 2, mitochondrial has translation MVVAALGRAAGRLLRAGAAVPGRRRAGGGVHIPPRYRQFPELTRAQVIRSEALSGFMWFWILWQFWHNSDMVLGHFPYPDASAWTDEELGIPPDDEE, from the exons ATGGTGGTGGCGGCGCTGGGCCGAGCGGCGGGCCGGCTGCTGCGGGCCGGGGCTGCCGTGCCCGGGCGGCGGCG CGCGGGCGGTGGGGTGCACATCCCGCCGCGGTACCGGCAGTTCCCGGAGCTGACGCGGGCGCAGGTGATCCGAAGCGAGGCGCTCAGCGGCTTCATGTGGTTCTGGATCCTCTGGCAGTTCTGGCACAACTCGGACATGGTGCTG GGACACTTCCCGTATCCCGACGCTTCGGCCTGGACGGACGAGGAACTCGGCATCCCCCCGGACGATGAGGAATAG
- the LOC108962640 gene encoding trichohyalin-like isoform X1: MEKVPRLSEGSSQGIQHYPTPPDKVSSTSISHVQCCHTANKDSCTSLLPRCPLTHCCVCAWNPGPFCMPLIPSTKRNFIGLSLEASRVLRGARVLARSQTDGYYYLGHIVQEVKGSREGFLVEFDQSCALKGKVQRGWQETPLFDIVHYDDAQRQPLAPGDRVLAPWEAPAKRFGPGIVLRVVENTEAPSVCTAHKERGVLVNFWNGQTKEVSSAQALRIPLPLSERIILELQMPLAARQMVVDSSLDYPYIVAPGYRASGHYTQGHLGLDCCPEALYSTHPCAKCSWVCTLLPQCCLGAWEPTQPAECKVQQENTLIPRASLIEEKLSKKIEQKLSELRIASSESVSREEKKKEEKRLETENVPKDVRSCLEEDHEVIETEKGPQREMARAVVDAAVNTDSWLMETDHKKEAESRQQDAETEANFEHDHGLFESRVAEAPVQHSQRSPSMGSSALVPFRCQSFFAQVNQSLEKDSLTIRSALSGQRPHSTTHLLAGRSTHLPKLLKDKSITKSILSGASQKRCKELDFSRAKIEHRSRQEEQRQLKREQQQEADGTRRQLRRDSQRQRLRQRTLQGLEKQLEHEERALQHMALLQAARAERSRKESCSREEEERKARQRLQFLKTRRLQREELQAESNNRSCEQEKKRLELLRSRMQSRQEVLEQESQEQSKHQNQHQAAKVRVFQRRESSHLKMEKEGQKLHALQQYLREEKLLLLRASLLE, from the exons atggagaaaGTACCCAGACTATCAGAAGGGTCCTCTCAAGGAATCCAGCACTACCCTACTCCTCCTGACAAG GTAAGCTCCACATCCATCTCACATGTCCAGTGCTGCCACACAGCTAATAAAGATTCCTGTACCTCTCTGCTGCCAAGATGTCCACTAACACA CTGTTGTGTTTGTGCCTGGAACCCAGGACCCTTTTGCATGCCCTTGATACCCTCAACCAAAAGGAATTTCATTGGTTTGTCCCTGGAGGCTTCTCGTGTCCTGAGGGGGGCTCGTGTGTTGGCAAGGAGCCAAACTGATGGCTATTACTACCTGGGCCACATTGTCCAGGAGGTGAAG GGCTCCAGGGAAGGCTTTTTAGTTGAGTTTGACCAAAGTTGTGCCCTGAAGGGCAAGGTCCAGCGTGGCTGGCAGGAAACGCCCCTCTTTGACATTGTGCACTACGACGACGCCCAGCGACAGCCTCTTGCTCCAGGGGACAGGGTCTTGGCACCATGGGAGGCTCCAGCCAAACGTTTTGGCCCTGGCATCGTGCTAAGGGTTGTGGAGAACACAGAGGCACCTTCAG tatgCACAGCACACAAGGAAAGGGGAGTGCTTGTGAATTTCTGGAATGGGCAGACTAAGGAGGTGTCTTCTGCCCAAGCTCTGCGGATTCCCCTGCCCCTAAGTGAACGCATCATCCTGGAGTTGCAGATGCCTTTAGCAGCCAGGCAGATGGTGGTAGATTCAAGCTTGGATTACCCATACATTGTGGCACCAGGTTATAGAGCCTCAGGGCACTACACACAGGGTCACCTGGGCCTGGATTGCTGCCCAGAGGCTCTGTATTCCACTCATCCCTGTGCAAAGTGCAGCTGGGTGTGTACCTTGCTTCCCCAGTGCTGCCTTGGAGCCTGGGAACCCACACAGCCTGCAGAGTGCAaagtgcagcaggaaaacacctTAATCCCCAGAGCAAGCCTGATTGAAGAAAAGCTCAGCaagaaaatagaacagaaaCTGTCTGAACTGAGGATTGCTTCTTCAGAAAGTGtttccagagaggaaaagaaaaaggaagagaagagattagagacagaaaatgttCCCAAAGATGTTAGGTCCTGTTTGGAAGAGGACCATGAGGTTATAGAAACTGAGAAG GGCCCTCAGAGGGAGATGGCTCGTGCTGTGGTTGATGCTGCTGTCAACACAGACAGCTGGTTAATGGAGACAGATCAcaagaaagaagcagagagcagaCAGCAGGATGCTGAAACTGAAGCTAATTTTGAACATGATCATG GCCTTTTTGAGTCCAGAGTGGCAGAAGCTCCAGTCCAGCATTCTCAGAGGAGCCCTTCCATGGGAAGCAGTGCTTTGGTTCCTTTCAGGTGCCAGAGCTTCTTTGCCCAGGTGAATCAATCACTGGAGAAAGACAGCCTGACCATCAGATCAGCCCTTTCTGGGCAGAGACCCCACAGTACCACCCACCTGCTGGCTGGGAGATCCACACATCTCCCAAAGCTTCTAAAAGACAAAAGCATCACA AAATCAATCCTTAGTGGTGCATCTCAGAAGAGGTGTAAGGAGCTGGACTTCAGCAGAGCCAAGATTGAGCACAGAAGTCGGCAagaagagcagaggcagctgaagagagagcagcagcaagaggcAGATGGCACCCGCCGCCAGCTGCGCAGGGACAGCCAGAG GCAGCGATTGCGTCAGAGAACATTGCAAGGACTGGAGAAACAGCTGGAGCACGAAGAGAGAGCTTTGCAGCACATggcactgctccaggctgctagggctgagaggagcaggaaggaatcCTGCTCtcgagaggaggaggagaggaaggcaaGGCAGAGGCTTCAGTTCTTAAAGACACGGCGTTTGCAGAGAGAGGAGTTGCAGGCAGAAAGCAACAACAGGAGCTgtgaacaagagaaaaaaaggctg gagctgctgaggagcagaatgCAGTCACGGCAGGAAGTGCTGGAACAAGaatcccaggagcagagcaaacATCAAAACCAGCACCAGGCTGCCAAAGTGAGAGTGTTCCAGAGGAGAGAGAGTTCTCATCTGaagatggaaaaagaagggCAGAAGCTCCATGCCCTCCAGCAGTACCTCAGGGAAGagaagctcctgctgctccGAGCATCACTGCTCGAGTAA
- the LOC108962640 gene encoding trichohyalin-like isoform X2 — translation MPLIPSTKRNFIGLSLEASRVLRGARVLARSQTDGYYYLGHIVQEVKGSREGFLVEFDQSCALKGKVQRGWQETPLFDIVHYDDAQRQPLAPGDRVLAPWEAPAKRFGPGIVLRVVENTEAPSVCTAHKERGVLVNFWNGQTKEVSSAQALRIPLPLSERIILELQMPLAARQMVVDSSLDYPYIVAPGYRASGHYTQGHLGLDCCPEALYSTHPCAKCSWVCTLLPQCCLGAWEPTQPAECKVQQENTLIPRASLIEEKLSKKIEQKLSELRIASSESVSREEKKKEEKRLETENVPKDVRSCLEEDHEVIETEKGPQREMARAVVDAAVNTDSWLMETDHKKEAESRQQDAETEANFEHDHGLFESRVAEAPVQHSQRSPSMGSSALVPFRCQSFFAQVNQSLEKDSLTIRSALSGQRPHSTTHLLAGRSTHLPKLLKDKSITKSILSGASQKRCKELDFSRAKIEHRSRQEEQRQLKREQQQEADGTRRQLRRDSQRQRLRQRTLQGLEKQLEHEERALQHMALLQAARAERSRKESCSREEEERKARQRLQFLKTRRLQREELQAESNNRSCEQEKKRLELLRSRMQSRQEVLEQESQEQSKHQNQHQAAKVRVFQRRESSHLKMEKEGQKLHALQQYLREEKLLLLRASLLE, via the exons ATGCCCTTGATACCCTCAACCAAAAGGAATTTCATTGGTTTGTCCCTGGAGGCTTCTCGTGTCCTGAGGGGGGCTCGTGTGTTGGCAAGGAGCCAAACTGATGGCTATTACTACCTGGGCCACATTGTCCAGGAGGTGAAG GGCTCCAGGGAAGGCTTTTTAGTTGAGTTTGACCAAAGTTGTGCCCTGAAGGGCAAGGTCCAGCGTGGCTGGCAGGAAACGCCCCTCTTTGACATTGTGCACTACGACGACGCCCAGCGACAGCCTCTTGCTCCAGGGGACAGGGTCTTGGCACCATGGGAGGCTCCAGCCAAACGTTTTGGCCCTGGCATCGTGCTAAGGGTTGTGGAGAACACAGAGGCACCTTCAG tatgCACAGCACACAAGGAAAGGGGAGTGCTTGTGAATTTCTGGAATGGGCAGACTAAGGAGGTGTCTTCTGCCCAAGCTCTGCGGATTCCCCTGCCCCTAAGTGAACGCATCATCCTGGAGTTGCAGATGCCTTTAGCAGCCAGGCAGATGGTGGTAGATTCAAGCTTGGATTACCCATACATTGTGGCACCAGGTTATAGAGCCTCAGGGCACTACACACAGGGTCACCTGGGCCTGGATTGCTGCCCAGAGGCTCTGTATTCCACTCATCCCTGTGCAAAGTGCAGCTGGGTGTGTACCTTGCTTCCCCAGTGCTGCCTTGGAGCCTGGGAACCCACACAGCCTGCAGAGTGCAaagtgcagcaggaaaacacctTAATCCCCAGAGCAAGCCTGATTGAAGAAAAGCTCAGCaagaaaatagaacagaaaCTGTCTGAACTGAGGATTGCTTCTTCAGAAAGTGtttccagagaggaaaagaaaaaggaagagaagagattagagacagaaaatgttCCCAAAGATGTTAGGTCCTGTTTGGAAGAGGACCATGAGGTTATAGAAACTGAGAAG GGCCCTCAGAGGGAGATGGCTCGTGCTGTGGTTGATGCTGCTGTCAACACAGACAGCTGGTTAATGGAGACAGATCAcaagaaagaagcagagagcagaCAGCAGGATGCTGAAACTGAAGCTAATTTTGAACATGATCATG GCCTTTTTGAGTCCAGAGTGGCAGAAGCTCCAGTCCAGCATTCTCAGAGGAGCCCTTCCATGGGAAGCAGTGCTTTGGTTCCTTTCAGGTGCCAGAGCTTCTTTGCCCAGGTGAATCAATCACTGGAGAAAGACAGCCTGACCATCAGATCAGCCCTTTCTGGGCAGAGACCCCACAGTACCACCCACCTGCTGGCTGGGAGATCCACACATCTCCCAAAGCTTCTAAAAGACAAAAGCATCACA AAATCAATCCTTAGTGGTGCATCTCAGAAGAGGTGTAAGGAGCTGGACTTCAGCAGAGCCAAGATTGAGCACAGAAGTCGGCAagaagagcagaggcagctgaagagagagcagcagcaagaggcAGATGGCACCCGCCGCCAGCTGCGCAGGGACAGCCAGAG GCAGCGATTGCGTCAGAGAACATTGCAAGGACTGGAGAAACAGCTGGAGCACGAAGAGAGAGCTTTGCAGCACATggcactgctccaggctgctagggctgagaggagcaggaaggaatcCTGCTCtcgagaggaggaggagaggaaggcaaGGCAGAGGCTTCAGTTCTTAAAGACACGGCGTTTGCAGAGAGAGGAGTTGCAGGCAGAAAGCAACAACAGGAGCTgtgaacaagagaaaaaaaggctg gagctgctgaggagcagaatgCAGTCACGGCAGGAAGTGCTGGAACAAGaatcccaggagcagagcaaacATCAAAACCAGCACCAGGCTGCCAAAGTGAGAGTGTTCCAGAGGAGAGAGAGTTCTCATCTGaagatggaaaaagaagggCAGAAGCTCCATGCCCTCCAGCAGTACCTCAGGGAAGagaagctcctgctgctccGAGCATCACTGCTCGAGTAA